GAGCCTTCCTTCCTTATATATCCCTCTCCCCTCTCAGGGGAGAGGGCCGCAGGTCGAGCTGAACGGCGCAAGCCGCGAGGCGAGACCCGAATCAATCAGGGGTGGTCTCGCCTAGTGCGGCTTGGGCGACAGGATCATCGAGAGCATGCGCCCTTCCATCCGCGGATGGTTCTCGATGACCGCGACGTCCGACATGATCTCCGTCATCTTGTTCAGCATCTTCCAGCCGAGCTCGGTGTGGGCCATCTCGCGGCCCTTGAAGCGCACCGTCACCTTGGCCTTGTTGCCTTCCTCCAGGAAGCGCCGCACGTGCTTGGCCTTGAAGTCGAAGTCGTGCGTGTCGGTCTTCGGCCCGAGCTTGACCTCTTTCACCTGGATGATCGTCTGCTTCTTGCGCGCGTCCTTCTGCCGGCGCGCCTGCATGTACTTGTACTTGCCGAAATCCATGATCCGGCACACCGGGGGCACCGCCTCCGCCGCCACCTCCACGAGATCCATCTCCCGCTGCCGCGCCAGATCCAGGGCCTGCGCGATGGGCAGGATCCCCAGCTGCTCGCCGTCCGCGCTGACCACGCGGACTTCCCGCACGCGAATGCCCTCGTTGATCCGGATGTCCTTGGACTGTATGGGCGTGGCTCCTAGCTGCGGGCGGCGCTCAGCCTGAGCGGCCCACGGTGAGAGTGGCGGAGCGGCTGCCGATCTCGGCGACGATGTCGTGGAGGATCTGATCGATCGGCAGCACCGCGGACTGATCGCTCCCGCGCTGGCGAAGGCTCGCGGTGCCCTGCTGCGCCTCGCGCTCGCCCACC
The DNA window shown above is from Candidatus Methylomirabilota bacterium and carries:
- the infC gene encoding translation initiation factor IF-3; its protein translation is MQSKDIRINEGIRVREVRVVSADGEQLGILPIAQALDLARQREMDLVEVAAEAVPPVCRIMDFGKYKYMQARRQKDARKKQTIIQVKEVKLGPKTDTHDFDFKAKHVRRFLEEGNKAKVTVRFKGREMAHTELGWKMLNKMTEIMSDVAVIENHPRMEGRMLSMILSPKPH